A window of the Bacteroides thetaiotaomicron VPI-5482 genome harbors these coding sequences:
- a CDS encoding glutaminase family protein: protein MKKLLAIMALSVGLLANAQTVDLLKPAKDIVLRAPSVPIIVSDPYFSIWSPYDKLMEGSTEHWTSAKKPLLGALRVDGKVYRFLGKDKINLVPIAPMTNVERWEAAYTNSQPSNGWQEFQFDDSNWKKGKAAFGSRDMERIHTEWKGDNTDIYIRRTFDFNEPNIAEDIYLIYSHDDVFELYLNGEKLVSTGLVWKNNVYLKLSEEAKKKLRKGKNVIAAHCHNTTGGSYVDFGLFREKENAVKFANEAVQKSVDVLATSTYYTFTCGPVELDVVFTAPQLIDDLDLLSTPINYVSYHVRSLDKKTHDVQFYMETTPELAINESNQPTVARTLSKNGISYVEAGSIDQPICDRRGDLICADWGYAYLASTNGSGKSVSLGDYYGMKESFVKNGTLATTKTKWTTRKEEDNPAMAYVHNLGSVSNSGKEGFMMLGYDDIYSIEYMYEKRMGYWKHDGKVTIFDAFEKLRDNYQAIMERCRAFDELIYDDAEKAGGKKYAEICSASYRQVISAHKLFTDKEGNLLWFSKENNSNGCVNTVDLTYPSAPLFLVYNPELQKAMMTSIFEYSASGRWNKPFPAHDLGTYPIANGQVYGGDMPIEEGGNMVILAAAISKIEGNADYVKKYWDLLTTWTNYLVEYGQDPENQLCTDDFAGHWAHNANLSVKAIMGVAGYSEMAHMLGLYDVAEKYAGIAKKMAVKWEEMANEGDHYRLAFDRENTWSQKYNMIWDKMWNLNLFPNNVIDKEVSYYLTKQNPYGLPLDSRKEYTKSDWIMWTATMSPDQATFEKFINPLYKYINETTSRVPISDWHDTKTGKMTGFKARSVIGGYWMKVLVNKNSNNL, encoded by the coding sequence ATGAAGAAATTGCTAGCCATAATGGCTCTTTCAGTCGGCTTGTTGGCAAATGCCCAGACCGTTGACTTATTAAAACCTGCAAAAGATATAGTGCTACGTGCTCCGTCGGTGCCTATTATCGTTTCAGATCCTTATTTTTCGATCTGGTCACCCTATGATAAATTAATGGAAGGTAGTACAGAGCATTGGACAAGTGCGAAGAAACCTTTATTGGGTGCTCTGCGTGTTGACGGAAAAGTATATCGTTTTTTGGGGAAAGATAAAATTAATCTGGTACCTATTGCTCCTATGACTAATGTAGAACGTTGGGAAGCAGCGTACACTAACAGCCAACCATCAAACGGATGGCAAGAATTTCAGTTTGATGATAGCAATTGGAAGAAAGGTAAAGCAGCGTTTGGTAGTCGTGATATGGAACGTATTCACACAGAATGGAAAGGAGACAATACCGATATCTACATTCGTCGCACTTTCGATTTTAATGAACCGAATATCGCTGAAGATATTTATCTGATCTATTCCCATGATGATGTATTTGAGTTGTATCTAAATGGGGAAAAGCTTGTTTCTACAGGACTTGTCTGGAAGAATAATGTATATCTGAAACTTTCAGAAGAAGCAAAAAAGAAACTTCGTAAAGGTAAGAACGTAATCGCTGCCCATTGCCACAATACTACAGGTGGTTCATATGTCGATTTCGGATTGTTTCGTGAGAAGGAAAATGCTGTTAAGTTTGCAAATGAAGCTGTTCAGAAATCTGTAGACGTATTGGCTACTTCCACCTACTATACTTTCACTTGTGGTCCTGTAGAGCTTGATGTCGTGTTTACCGCTCCTCAATTAATTGATGATCTTGATTTATTGTCAACTCCTATAAACTATGTTTCTTATCATGTACGTTCATTAGATAAAAAAACTCATGATGTACAATTCTATATGGAGACAACTCCTGAACTGGCTATTAACGAAAGTAACCAGCCTACTGTTGCTCGTACCTTATCAAAGAATGGTATCAGTTATGTAGAAGCAGGTTCAATCGATCAACCAATATGTGACCGAAGAGGTGACTTGATTTGTGCTGATTGGGGTTATGCATATCTTGCTAGTACGAATGGATCAGGTAAATCAGTCAGTTTGGGAGACTATTACGGAATGAAAGAATCATTCGTGAAAAATGGTACATTAGCCACTACAAAGACTAAATGGACAACTCGTAAAGAGGAAGATAATCCGGCTATGGCATATGTTCACAATCTCGGTTCTGTCTCCAATAGCGGGAAAGAAGGATTCATGATGCTTGGTTATGATGACATTTACTCTATTGAGTATATGTACGAGAAGCGTATGGGCTATTGGAAGCATGATGGCAAAGTGACTATCTTCGATGCTTTCGAAAAATTGAGAGACAACTATCAGGCTATTATGGAACGTTGTCGCGCCTTTGACGAACTTATTTATGACGATGCAGAAAAGGCAGGTGGCAAAAAATATGCAGAAATCTGTTCGGCATCTTATCGCCAAGTGATCTCTGCTCATAAACTCTTTACTGATAAAGAAGGTAACTTGTTATGGTTCTCTAAAGAAAACAACAGTAATGGTTGTGTAAATACAGTAGACCTAACTTATCCATCCGCACCACTATTTTTGGTTTATAACCCTGAATTACAGAAAGCTATGATGACTAGCATCTTTGAGTATAGTGCTAGCGGTCGTTGGAACAAACCTTTTCCAGCACACGATTTAGGGACTTATCCTATTGCTAATGGTCAAGTGTATGGAGGTGACATGCCAATTGAAGAAGGAGGTAACATGGTAATTCTTGCTGCTGCTATTAGCAAAATCGAAGGAAACGCTGACTATGTAAAAAAATATTGGGATCTCTTAACTACTTGGACAAACTATCTCGTAGAGTATGGACAGGACCCGGAGAACCAATTATGCACGGATGACTTCGCCGGTCATTGGGCTCATAATGCCAATCTTTCAGTAAAAGCGATCATGGGTGTAGCCGGATATAGCGAAATGGCGCATATGCTTGGTTTATATGATGTTGCAGAGAAATATGCAGGTATAGCCAAGAAAATGGCGGTGAAATGGGAAGAAATGGCAAATGAAGGTGATCATTACCGCCTTGCTTTCGACCGTGAGAATACCTGGAGCCAAAAGTATAATATGATTTGGGACAAGATGTGGAATCTGAATTTGTTCCCCAATAATGTAATCGACAAGGAAGTAAGTTACTATTTGACAAAACAGAATCCTTACGGATTGCCATTGGACTCCCGCAAAGAGTATACAAAGTCTGACTGGATTATGTGGACTGCAACTATGTCTCCGGATCAGGCTACTTTTGAAAAGTTTATAAATCCTCTCTATAAATATATCAATGAAACGACTTCACGAGTACCTATCAGTGATTGGCATGATACGAAAACAGGCAAAATGACTGGTTTTAAGGCTCGTTCTGTAATCGGAGGATATTGGATGAAAGTACTAGTGAATAAGAATTCAAATAATCTGTAA
- a CDS encoding site-specific integrase — translation MQHECNTDYTIAKYIPYIKPKYVTQEGTTVLYVRYNYNRNKRTLISTGYNIKPEHWDAKRKWIKRACPHYEEIDACLIKITSKLGDILTYAKVNGIDPTVDFVLLELEKNREYDLRPNRVDMFDALERYIVEKAPSVSADQIKDYRTLRKHLTAFKEYSSQPVTFRNLNLTFYNEFMDYLFHKVVKPNGTVGLLTNSAGKIIRLLKGFVNYQIVKGIIPPIDLKNFKVVEEETDAIYLNEKELAAIYELDLSDDKQLEEIRDVFITGCFTGLRYSDLSTLSPEHIDLDNENINLKQRKVHKAVVIPMIDYVPEILKKYNYDLPKIPRYMFNERVKELGRKIKLSQKIEVVRRKGKEREKRVYEKWEMISSHTCRRSFCTNMYLSGFPAAELMRISGHKSPSAFMRYIKVDNQQAAKRLKELRAKLAR, via the coding sequence TTGCAACACGAATGCAATACTGATTATACCATCGCAAAATATATACCATATATTAAACCCAAGTACGTTACCCAAGAGGGAACTACTGTCCTTTATGTTCGATATAATTACAATCGGAACAAGCGCACGCTTATCTCTACCGGATACAATATCAAACCGGAACATTGGGATGCAAAAAGGAAATGGATTAAGCGTGCATGTCCCCATTATGAAGAAATTGATGCCTGCTTGATTAAGATAACATCTAAGCTCGGTGATATTCTCACCTATGCTAAAGTAAACGGCATAGATCCGACAGTTGATTTTGTCTTGCTTGAATTAGAAAAGAACAGGGAATATGATCTGCGTCCTAATCGGGTAGATATGTTTGATGCATTAGAACGGTATATAGTGGAAAAAGCACCATCCGTCTCTGCAGATCAAATAAAAGACTATCGAACACTCCGCAAGCATCTGACCGCCTTCAAAGAATACTCATCACAACCTGTAACATTCCGCAACTTGAATCTGACATTTTACAACGAGTTTATGGATTATCTATTTCATAAAGTAGTAAAACCAAACGGAACTGTAGGGCTGCTCACCAATTCTGCAGGAAAAATCATACGTTTGTTGAAAGGCTTTGTTAATTATCAAATAGTAAAAGGAATTATTCCACCGATTGACCTAAAGAATTTCAAAGTTGTAGAAGAGGAAACCGATGCTATTTATCTAAATGAAAAGGAGCTGGCTGCAATATACGAACTTGATTTATCAGATGATAAGCAATTGGAAGAGATACGGGATGTATTCATTACCGGGTGTTTCACAGGATTACGATACAGTGACCTTTCAACTTTAAGTCCTGAGCATATTGATTTGGATAATGAGAATATAAATCTCAAACAGCGGAAGGTACACAAGGCTGTAGTGATTCCCATGATTGATTATGTGCCCGAGATTCTTAAAAAATATAATTATGATTTGCCTAAAATCCCACGATACATGTTTAATGAGAGAGTCAAAGAGTTGGGGCGGAAGATAAAATTGAGCCAAAAGATTGAAGTTGTCCGCAGGAAAGGTAAAGAGCGAGAAAAGAGGGTATATGAGAAATGGGAAATGATCTCTTCCCATACCTGTCGGCGATCGTTTTGTACAAACATGTATCTATCTGGTTTTCCTGCAGCAGAACTAATGCGTATATCCGGACATAAAAGTCCATCTGCGTTTATGCGATATATTAAAGTGGATAATCAGCAGGCTGCTAAAAGACTAAAAGAGTTGCGTGCCAAATTAGCCAGATGA
- a CDS encoding IS3 family transposase codes for MSQRYSSRRKRGCIKFLCDYFGITRQGYYKHVNRHLEVDILTTSIVLYCKELLELMPKAGMRELYACCVSKFGPKMVIGRDRCYDIFRSNGLCQRTSRKRPKTTNSNHNYYIYPDLLNVAPKFVATRLGAMVVADITYVNTGQGWAYLSLLTDASSRAIVGYALYKTLETEGPLKALEMAISFYEKYHIDMSTLIHHSDRGVQYCSNKYVERLKEHQINISMTQCGDPLHNALAERMNNTIKNGWLFDCDDESFEQVSKRIEDAVYVYNHVRPHQGINMRTPMEVVSETGGLTA; via the coding sequence TTGTCACAGAGGTACTCATCCCGACGCAAACGTGGTTGTATAAAGTTCCTCTGTGATTACTTCGGCATAACCCGACAAGGTTATTACAAGCATGTGAACCGACATTTGGAGGTTGATATCCTTACCACAAGCATCGTGTTGTACTGCAAAGAACTGTTGGAACTCATGCCCAAAGCTGGTATGCGCGAGTTATACGCCTGCTGCGTGAGTAAGTTTGGACCAAAGATGGTTATCGGTCGTGATCGTTGTTATGACATTTTTCGCTCCAATGGTTTGTGTCAACGTACAAGTCGCAAGCGTCCTAAAACAACGAATTCGAACCATAATTACTATATCTACCCCGATCTGTTGAATGTTGCACCCAAATTTGTCGCTACAAGATTGGGCGCTATGGTAGTGGCGGATATAACCTACGTAAACACCGGTCAGGGCTGGGCTTACCTCTCGTTGCTTACCGATGCGTCAAGTCGTGCCATCGTGGGATATGCGCTTTACAAAACTCTTGAGACGGAGGGGCCCTTGAAAGCTTTGGAGATGGCAATATCATTCTATGAGAAGTATCACATAGACATGAGCACTCTTATTCATCATTCCGACCGGGGTGTCCAATATTGCTCAAATAAATATGTAGAGAGGCTTAAAGAGCATCAAATCAACATCAGTATGACGCAGTGTGGTGATCCTTTACATAATGCATTGGCTGAAAGAATGAACAACACCATTAAAAACGGTTGGCTATTCGACTGTGATGATGAGAGCTTCGAGCAAGTAAGCAAGCGCATTGAAGATGCTGTATATGTATATAATCATGTGCGGCCTCATCAAGGGATAAACATGAGGACACCTATGGAAGTGGTCAGCGAAACGGGAGGATTAACAGCATAA
- a CDS encoding transposase, with product MKYSKKKYNYYSDDERMSYIREYLSSPESKSEFCKRHGFCAKLLTYWLNKYQIEDKDMGRSSKPVNSDAIDSSISELQKELSLLRAENRKLHRALADESLRHEACEELINLAESTYHIKVRKNSDAK from the coding sequence ATGAAATATTCGAAAAAGAAGTACAACTATTACAGTGATGATGAACGAATGTCTTATATTCGTGAGTATTTATCAAGTCCCGAGAGCAAATCTGAGTTTTGTAAGCGTCACGGCTTTTGTGCCAAGCTTCTTACTTATTGGCTTAACAAGTATCAAATAGAAGACAAAGATATGGGTAGATCCTCTAAACCAGTAAATAGCGATGCTATTGATTCTAGTATTTCTGAGCTCCAGAAAGAACTATCGCTATTGCGTGCTGAGAACCGTAAACTTCATCGGGCTCTTGCTGATGAGAGTTTACGTCACGAGGCGTGCGAAGAACTCATCAATCTTGCTGAATCCACGTATCATATCAAGGTACGAAAAAACTCCGATGCCAAGTAA
- a CDS encoding IPT/TIG domain-containing protein, protein MNLKSNKKSKFWCIPYVMLTLLAFFLGSCDDGKEVSPITGSGGTPFNPAFPIRIDSIYPKAGSAGQRVLIYGENFGNNPSQLEVYIGGQKSSVVNVKSTYMYCLMPSKAYEGDIQVTIKDGEKTYTSEKSDVRFEYQRLKVVSTLLGEVNPQISDKKKNFEIKDGPFDNCGGVANPCFMKWDPEYPELLYFAEDTSVDPEGVTGSGIRCIDFGRQQLYTILPRSEYGGYERGRSIDFFKDKDGVYHMVVATSQANATNPAVYMFDRVSDTTKPCGFKWSNRRTIVNYNGCACAAIHPQNGDLYFTHFQKGHLYRVKKDILQEFVDGTRTTAVSPGTGADYMFTVQDKEWEFNIIIHPTGNYAYLMVINKHYILRSDYNGESFTTPYVVAGSANQNGYVDAVGNLAKFDSAYQGVFVKNDNYKGEIDEYDFYIADKHNHAIRILTPLGQVSTFAGRGSASLNSNPWGYVNGDLRKEARFERPKAIAYDEKTGIVYVGDAYNHRIRKIALEEFND, encoded by the coding sequence ATGAATTTAAAAAGTAACAAGAAAAGTAAGTTTTGGTGTATACCATACGTCATGCTTACATTATTAGCCTTTTTTTTAGGAAGCTGTGATGATGGAAAAGAAGTATCTCCTATTACAGGTAGTGGAGGAACTCCATTCAATCCTGCTTTTCCTATTCGTATTGATAGTATTTACCCTAAAGCAGGCTCTGCAGGGCAAAGAGTACTTATTTATGGAGAGAATTTTGGAAATAATCCTTCCCAATTGGAAGTTTATATTGGTGGTCAGAAAAGCTCGGTTGTAAATGTAAAGTCTACATATATGTATTGTCTTATGCCATCAAAAGCCTATGAAGGTGATATACAGGTTACGATAAAAGATGGAGAAAAAACATATACTTCTGAAAAATCTGATGTGAGATTTGAATATCAACGATTAAAAGTAGTAAGTACTTTACTTGGTGAGGTTAATCCACAAATTTCCGATAAAAAGAAAAATTTTGAAATAAAAGACGGGCCTTTTGATAATTGTGGCGGTGTTGCTAATCCTTGTTTTATGAAATGGGATCCTGAGTACCCTGAGTTGTTATATTTTGCTGAGGATACATCTGTTGACCCTGAAGGTGTTACAGGTTCTGGTATACGCTGTATTGATTTCGGACGGCAACAATTATATACTATTCTTCCTAGGAGTGAGTATGGAGGGTATGAGCGTGGGCGTTCTATTGATTTTTTTAAAGATAAGGACGGAGTGTATCATATGGTTGTGGCTACATCACAAGCTAATGCAACTAATCCTGCGGTCTATATGTTTGATCGTGTTTCAGATACAACTAAACCATGTGGTTTTAAATGGTCAAATAGAAGAACAATTGTGAATTACAATGGTTGCGCATGTGCAGCAATCCATCCCCAAAACGGTGATTTATATTTTACTCATTTTCAGAAAGGTCACCTTTATAGAGTAAAAAAAGATATTCTTCAAGAATTTGTTGACGGAACCCGTACTACAGCTGTTTCACCTGGGACAGGGGCGGACTATATGTTTACCGTCCAAGATAAAGAATGGGAATTTAATATAATTATTCATCCAACAGGAAATTATGCTTACCTTATGGTTATTAACAAGCACTATATTCTTCGTTCTGATTATAATGGGGAGTCTTTTACTACTCCTTACGTGGTAGCAGGAAGCGCTAATCAAAATGGATATGTAGATGCTGTTGGGAATTTAGCTAAGTTCGATTCGGCATACCAAGGTGTATTTGTAAAGAATGATAATTATAAAGGTGAGATAGATGAATATGACTTTTATATTGCAGATAAACATAACCATGCTATCCGAATTTTAACTCCACTGGGACAAGTCTCAACATTTGCAGGTCGAGGAAGCGCTAGTTTAAATTCTAATCCTTGGGGGTATGTTAATGGGGATTTGAGAAAAGAAGCTCGTTTCGAACGTCCTAAAGCTATTGCATATGATGAAAAGACAGGAATAGTTTATGTAGGTGATGCTTATAATCACCGTATCCGTAAAATAGCTTTAGAAGAATTTAATGATTAA